The bacterium genome contains a region encoding:
- a CDS encoding YibE/F family protein, protein MFKRIITASILLCLLFITPKIVGAQSEETFEGKVVRIIEEEGYYQKLDIKATSGTYKNSNLIVENGMYATSDIFKYKVGDSVVLASSSVDDGEELFVILDHIRRPALGYLFTIFVVLAVLVAGKWGLYSILGMAYSFYVIFVFILPMIIKGYNPVLTAIVGSLFIIPVTFGLSHGLNRKTIVAMLGTFISMILVGILSLVFVSLAKLTGFAAEEASFLQYQLGEMINLKGILLAGIIISTLGVMDDITVSQASVVAELKSANPKLSKKELFVRSMRVGKDHIASLVNTLVLVYTGASLPLLLLFVNNPHPFLEVINYEIVAEEIVRTLVGSIGLVLAVPITSFIAAYYALKIKK, encoded by the coding sequence ATGTTTAAAAGAATAATAACTGCTAGTATTTTGCTTTGTTTATTGTTCATTACTCCAAAGATAGTAGGTGCTCAAAGTGAGGAAACTTTTGAAGGTAAAGTAGTTAGAATTATTGAGGAAGAGGGATATTATCAAAAGTTGGATATTAAAGCCACATCAGGAACATACAAGAATAGCAACTTAATTGTAGAGAATGGGATGTACGCTACCTCAGACATTTTTAAATATAAAGTTGGTGACTCTGTAGTTCTTGCCTCCAGCAGTGTAGATGATGGGGAGGAACTGTTTGTTATTTTAGATCACATAAGAAGGCCTGCTTTGGGGTATTTGTTTACAATTTTTGTAGTTCTTGCAGTTTTAGTAGCTGGTAAATGGGGTCTTTATTCAATTTTGGGAATGGCTTATTCTTTCTACGTTATTTTTGTATTTATTTTACCTATGATAATCAAGGGCTATAACCCTGTATTGACTGCAATTGTTGGGTCACTTTTTATAATACCAGTAACATTTGGTCTGTCACACGGGCTAAATAGAAAGACGATTGTTGCCATGCTCGGCACGTTTATTTCAATGATTTTAGTTGGGATACTCTCATTGGTTTTTGTAAGCCTAGCAAAGTTAACTGGTTTTGCTGCAGAAGAAGCTTCCTTTTTACAATATCAATTGGGGGAGATGATAAATTTAAAGGGTATACTGCTTGCAGGAATTATTATATCAACTCTCGGAGTGATGGATGATATTACTGTTTCTCAGGCTTCTGTTGTTGCTGAATTAAAATCTGCCAATCCAAAACTTAGTAAAAAAGAATTATTTGTTAGAAGTATGAGAGTTGGTAAGGATCATATTGCCTCCTTAGTAAACACACTTGTTTTAGTTTACACAGGTGCATCTTTACCACTACTTTTATTGTTTGTTAATAATCCTCATCCGTTTTTAGAAGTTATAAATTATGAAATAGTAGCAGAAGAGATCGTCAGGACGTTGGTTGGTTCCATAGGACTAGTACTAGCGGTTCCAATTACTTCGTTTATCGCAGCCTACTATGCTCTTAAAATTAAAAAGTAG
- a CDS encoding nicotianamine synthase family protein, giving the protein MSNITKLKKIISKIQKLKSFKPSERVNGIFTDLVNLALVANHQLKVGAKDYELLQKSASSAEYELEKHWSSKIIKNGYELKNFPYYNNYLELTKVEWNSLLSCKTHHNHNVLFIGSGPLPLTAIILARDYNCDITIIDISSKAIDLSRKLIKKIGLNDKITAINADALSFQLYKNFDVIYLAALAGIDRGVKRKILKKIRLDSIKGVHLIARSSFGNREMLYKPLSNNDIEGFKLDLEVRPYNGIVNSFLILRK; this is encoded by the coding sequence ATGTCAAATATTACTAAACTTAAAAAAATCATTAGTAAAATACAAAAGCTTAAGTCTTTTAAGCCTTCAGAAAGGGTTAACGGAATTTTTACGGATTTGGTAAATTTGGCACTGGTCGCAAATCATCAACTTAAGGTTGGTGCGAAGGATTATGAGTTATTACAAAAGTCCGCGTCAAGTGCAGAATATGAGCTAGAAAAACACTGGTCATCGAAGATTATTAAAAATGGTTATGAATTGAAAAACTTTCCGTATTATAATAATTACTTAGAACTAACAAAAGTTGAGTGGAATTCACTTCTTTCTTGTAAAACCCATCACAATCACAACGTTTTGTTTATAGGCAGTGGACCACTACCATTAACAGCAATAATTCTTGCTCGAGATTATAACTGTGACATTACAATTATTGACATTTCAAGCAAGGCCATCGATCTTTCAAGAAAATTAATAAAAAAGATTGGATTAAATGATAAAATTACTGCAATAAATGCTGATGCCCTCTCTTTTCAATTATACAAAAACTTTGATGTTATTTATCTTGCGGCCTTAGCTGGTATAGATAGGGGTGTAAAAAGAAAGATACTTAAAAAAATACGATTGGACTCTATCAAGGGTGTGCACCTAATTGCAAGAAGCAGTTTTGGAAATAGAGAAATGTTATACAAGCCACTAAGTAATAATGATATAGAAGGATTTAAGCTGGACCTTGAAGTAAGACCGTATAATGGTATTGTCAATTCATTTTTAATCCTTAGAAAATGA